A region of Ochrobactrum quorumnocens DNA encodes the following proteins:
- the aspS gene encoding aspartate--tRNA ligase, with protein sequence MHRYRSHTCAALRKSDVGSKVRLSGWVHRVRDHGGILFIDIRDHYGLTQVVADPDSPAFKIAETVRGEWVIRVDGEVKARADEAVNANLPTGEVEIFATEIEVLAAAKELPLPVFGEPDYPEDIRLKYRFLDLRRETLHKNIMSRTKIIAAMRRRMTEIGFNEFSTPILTASSPEGARDFLVPSRIHEGKFYALPQAPQQYKQLLMVAGFDRYFQIAPCFRDEDPRADRLPGEFYQLDLEMSFVTQEEIWETMEPVMRGIFEEFAEGKPVTQNFRRIAYDDAIRTYGSDKPDLRNPIEMQAVTEHFAGSGFKVFANMIANDPKVEVWAIPAKTGGSRAFCDRMNSWAQGEGQPGLGYIFWRKEGDKLEGAGPIAKNIGEERTEALRNQLGLGDGDACFFVAGQPSKFYKFAGDARTRAGEELNLVDRERFELAWIIDFPFYEWDEDNKKLDFAHNPFSMPQGGMEALETQDPLTLKAYQYDLVCNGFEIASGSIRNQLPDVMVKAFEKVGLSQQDVEERFGGLYRAFQYGAPPHGGMAAGVDRVIMLLVGAKNLREISLFPMNQQALDLLMNAPSDVTPAQLRDLHIRLAPTQKS encoded by the coding sequence ATGCACCGTTATCGCAGCCACACCTGCGCAGCCCTTCGCAAATCGGATGTTGGTTCCAAAGTCCGTCTGTCTGGCTGGGTTCATCGCGTCCGTGACCATGGCGGCATTCTCTTCATCGATATTCGTGATCATTACGGTCTGACGCAAGTCGTGGCTGATCCTGATTCGCCCGCGTTCAAGATTGCTGAAACGGTTCGCGGCGAGTGGGTTATTCGTGTCGACGGTGAAGTGAAAGCGCGTGCAGACGAAGCGGTGAACGCAAATCTGCCGACCGGCGAAGTCGAAATCTTCGCAACCGAGATCGAAGTTCTCGCTGCTGCCAAGGAATTACCGCTGCCAGTTTTTGGTGAGCCGGATTATCCGGAAGACATTCGTCTGAAGTATCGTTTCCTCGACCTGCGTCGTGAAACGCTGCACAAAAACATCATGAGCCGCACCAAGATCATTGCAGCGATGCGTCGCCGCATGACCGAAATCGGCTTCAACGAGTTCTCGACGCCAATCCTGACGGCTTCTTCGCCAGAAGGCGCGCGCGACTTTCTCGTGCCAAGCCGAATTCATGAAGGTAAGTTCTACGCGCTACCGCAGGCTCCACAGCAGTATAAGCAGCTTCTGATGGTTGCTGGTTTCGACCGCTACTTCCAGATCGCACCTTGCTTCCGCGATGAAGATCCGCGTGCAGACCGTCTGCCGGGTGAATTCTATCAGCTCGATCTTGAAATGAGCTTCGTAACCCAGGAAGAAATCTGGGAAACGATGGAACCGGTCATGCGCGGCATTTTCGAAGAATTTGCTGAAGGTAAGCCGGTCACGCAGAATTTCCGCCGCATCGCTTATGATGACGCGATCCGCACCTATGGTTCGGACAAGCCGGACCTGCGCAACCCGATTGAAATGCAGGCGGTGACCGAGCATTTTGCTGGTTCGGGCTTCAAGGTCTTCGCGAACATGATCGCCAACGATCCCAAGGTTGAAGTCTGGGCAATCCCGGCCAAGACGGGCGGCAGCCGCGCATTCTGTGATCGTATGAACTCATGGGCACAGGGTGAAGGTCAGCCCGGTCTGGGTTACATCTTCTGGCGCAAGGAAGGTGACAAGCTCGAAGGCGCGGGCCCGATTGCCAAGAACATTGGTGAAGAACGCACCGAAGCCCTTCGCAACCAGCTTGGTCTCGGCGATGGCGATGCCTGCTTCTTCGTAGCTGGTCAGCCATCGAAGTTCTATAAATTCGCAGGTGATGCACGAACGCGCGCCGGTGAAGAACTGAACCTTGTTGATCGCGAACGTTTTGAACTCGCTTGGATCATCGACTTCCCGTTCTACGAATGGGACGAAGACAACAAGAAACTCGACTTCGCGCACAACCCCTTCTCGATGCCACAGGGTGGTATGGAAGCGCTGGAAACGCAGGACCCGCTTACGCTTAAGGCTTACCAGTATGATCTGGTTTGTAACGGCTTCGAAATCGCTTCCGGTTCGATCCGTAACCAGCTGCCAGATGTCATGGTCAAGGCGTTCGAAAAGGTTGGCCTCAGCCAGCAGGATGTCGAAGAGCGCTTCGGCGGCCTCTACCGGGCGTTCCAGTACGGCGCGCCTCCACATGGTGGCATGGCTGCCGGTGTTGACCGCGTGATCATGCTACTCGTCGGTGCAAAGAACCTGCGTGAAATCTCGCTCTTCCCGATGAACCAGCAGGCGCTTGATCTTCTGATGAATGCACCTTCGGATGTAACACCAGCGCAGCTGCGTGATCTGCATATTCGTCTGGCACCAACCCAGAAGAGCTAA
- the rnd gene encoding ribonuclease D translates to MQLITTTEALEEAVSALAKSDFVTVDTEFIRETTFWPELCLIQMASPDHTALVDALAPGLDLAPFFRLMADEKVVKVFHAARQDIEIVFHLGDLIPAPIFDSQVAAMVCGFGDAISYDALVQKVTGKQLDKSSRFTDWRRRPLSEKQLDYALADVTYLRDIYLYLKAELEKEGRSEWVSEEMAVLSARETYDLHPDDAWKRVKTRMRKPIELAIVQSVAAWREREARERNVPRGRVIKDDTIAEIAQQQPKDAEALGRLRSIPKGWERSAQASGLIAAIQSALAIPKEDLPRLPKQSHSPEGSAAAADILKVLLKLVTEEHGVAAKIVANSDDIDKIAAEGENANVPALHGWRREVFGQKALDLIAGKIGIKFENRRIQAVELN, encoded by the coding sequence ATGCAGCTCATCACGACCACAGAGGCCCTTGAAGAGGCCGTATCCGCCCTCGCCAAATCCGACTTCGTCACAGTCGATACCGAATTTATTCGGGAAACGACGTTCTGGCCGGAGCTCTGCCTCATTCAGATGGCTTCTCCTGACCACACTGCATTGGTGGATGCACTGGCTCCCGGCCTTGATCTGGCACCTTTCTTTCGGCTGATGGCCGATGAAAAAGTGGTCAAGGTTTTCCATGCCGCGCGTCAGGATATTGAAATTGTATTCCATCTTGGAGACCTCATCCCTGCCCCAATTTTCGACAGCCAGGTGGCTGCGATGGTTTGTGGGTTTGGCGATGCGATTTCCTATGATGCGCTGGTTCAAAAAGTAACAGGCAAACAGCTCGACAAGTCGTCCCGTTTTACCGACTGGCGTCGTCGTCCGCTTTCTGAAAAACAGCTCGATTATGCTTTGGCAGACGTAACTTATCTGCGCGACATCTATCTCTATCTCAAAGCAGAGCTGGAGAAAGAAGGTCGCAGCGAGTGGGTCAGCGAAGAAATGGCAGTACTCAGCGCACGCGAAACCTATGATCTGCATCCAGACGATGCTTGGAAACGGGTTAAAACCCGCATGCGCAAGCCTATTGAACTCGCAATCGTTCAGTCCGTTGCAGCATGGCGTGAACGTGAAGCACGCGAGCGTAATGTTCCACGTGGCCGCGTCATCAAGGACGACACAATAGCCGAAATTGCACAGCAGCAACCCAAAGATGCAGAAGCACTGGGGCGCCTGCGTTCTATTCCTAAAGGCTGGGAACGTTCCGCTCAGGCATCCGGACTGATTGCGGCTATCCAGTCGGCGCTGGCTATTCCAAAAGAAGATCTGCCGCGCCTACCCAAGCAATCGCATTCGCCCGAGGGTAGCGCAGCGGCAGCCGATATTCTCAAGGTTCTGCTCAAGCTTGTGACCGAAGAACACGGCGTTGCGGCAAAGATTGTCGCCAATTCGGATGATATCGACAAGATCGCAGCTGAAGGCGAAAATGCCAATGTGCCCGCACTGCACGGCTGGCGACGGGAAGTCTTCGGCCAAAAGGCACTAGACCTTATCGCTGGCAAAATTGGTATCAAATTTGAAAACCGTCGTATCCAGGCGGTGGAACTGAACTAA
- a CDS encoding DNA topoisomerase IV subunit A, with the protein MGKSLIPPGDGEEHIERVDLKSALEERYLAYALSTIMHRALPDVRDGLKPVHRRIMHAMRLLRLNPDQAYAKCARIVGDVMGKFHPHGDASIYDALVRLAQDFAVRYPLVDGQGNFGNIDGDNAAAMRYTEARMTEVATLLLEGITENAIDFRPTYNEEDEEPIVLPGAFPNLLANGSAGIAVGMATNIPPHNVAELCSSALYLINHPEASVEELITSPEQWEELKKEAENDPAAFLKCKVRGPDFPTGGILVEDHANIVEAYRTGRGSFRARARWHKEEGNRGTWVIVVTEIPYQVQKSRLIEKIAELLLAKKLPLLDDIRDESAEDIRVVLEPKNRTVDPELLMESLFKLTELENRVSLNMNVLSHGKVPNVLSLGGVLREWLEHRKEVLVRRSEFRLAEIEKRLEILGGFLKAYLNLDEVIRIIREEDEPKQELMRFFDLTDNQAEAILNMRLRSLRKLEEFEIRKEFDGLTSEKTDIEGLLASGTRQWKKISTEIKAVREKFGPATKLGKRRSTFAEAPTHDLEDIHQAMIEREPVTIVVSEKGWLRAMKGHLADFSTLAFKEGDKLKLAFHAETTDKILLVTTGGKFFTIGANTLPGGRGHGEPIRILVDMENDQDILTAFVHDPSAKLLLVSHEGNGFIVPENEAVANTRKGKQVMNVKVPDETKLCQRISGDHIAVVGENRKMVVFPLSEIPEMTRGKGVRLQKYKDGGVSDVHTFAIAEGLSWQDSADRTFNRSKEELVEWIAARASAGRVVPKGFPRSGKF; encoded by the coding sequence ATGGGTAAAAGTCTGATTCCGCCGGGCGACGGCGAAGAACACATCGAACGGGTCGATCTCAAGTCAGCCCTCGAGGAGCGCTACCTCGCTTATGCGCTGTCCACGATCATGCATCGTGCGCTGCCGGACGTGCGCGACGGTCTGAAGCCGGTGCATCGGCGCATCATGCACGCCATGCGCTTGTTGCGGCTCAATCCCGATCAGGCTTATGCAAAATGCGCGCGTATTGTCGGTGATGTGATGGGTAAGTTCCATCCGCATGGCGATGCTTCGATCTATGATGCACTGGTGCGTCTCGCGCAGGATTTTGCCGTGCGCTATCCGCTTGTGGACGGGCAGGGCAACTTCGGCAATATCGATGGCGATAATGCCGCTGCGATGCGTTATACCGAAGCGCGCATGACTGAAGTGGCAACGCTGCTGCTTGAAGGCATCACCGAAAACGCCATCGACTTCCGCCCGACCTATAACGAAGAAGACGAAGAACCGATTGTTCTTCCGGGTGCTTTCCCGAATCTTCTCGCCAATGGCTCGGCAGGTATTGCGGTCGGCATGGCCACCAATATTCCGCCGCATAATGTGGCGGAGCTTTGCTCGTCGGCGCTTTATCTTATCAATCACCCAGAGGCGAGCGTTGAAGAACTCATCACTTCGCCCGAACAATGGGAAGAATTGAAAAAAGAAGCGGAAAACGATCCGGCTGCATTTCTGAAATGTAAGGTGCGCGGACCGGATTTCCCGACTGGCGGCATTCTGGTTGAGGATCATGCCAACATCGTTGAAGCCTATCGCACTGGGCGAGGTTCGTTCCGCGCGCGTGCACGCTGGCACAAGGAAGAAGGCAATCGCGGTACTTGGGTTATCGTCGTCACCGAGATCCCTTATCAGGTGCAGAAATCGCGCTTGATCGAGAAGATCGCTGAACTGCTTCTGGCAAAGAAGCTGCCGTTGCTCGACGATATCCGTGACGAATCTGCGGAAGATATTCGCGTCGTTCTCGAACCCAAGAACCGTACAGTCGATCCTGAACTGCTGATGGAATCGCTGTTCAAGCTGACCGAGCTTGAAAACCGCGTTTCGCTCAACATGAACGTGCTCTCGCACGGCAAGGTGCCGAACGTTCTGTCGCTTGGCGGTGTGCTGCGGGAATGGCTGGAGCACCGCAAGGAAGTGCTGGTTCGCCGCTCCGAATTCCGCTTGGCCGAGATTGAGAAGCGCCTTGAAATCCTTGGTGGTTTCCTCAAAGCGTATCTTAATCTCGACGAAGTCATCCGGATCATTCGCGAGGAAGACGAGCCGAAGCAGGAATTGATGCGGTTCTTCGATTTGACAGATAATCAGGCCGAAGCCATTCTCAATATGCGCCTGCGTTCGTTGCGCAAGCTTGAAGAGTTTGAAATCCGCAAGGAATTCGATGGTCTGACATCTGAGAAGACCGATATTGAGGGGCTGCTCGCCTCTGGCACTCGCCAGTGGAAGAAGATCAGCACCGAGATCAAGGCAGTGCGCGAGAAATTTGGCCCTGCTACCAAACTGGGCAAGCGTCGCAGCACCTTTGCCGAAGCGCCGACCCATGATCTGGAAGACATTCATCAGGCGATGATTGAACGCGAGCCAGTGACCATTGTCGTGTCTGAAAAAGGTTGGCTTCGTGCAATGAAGGGGCATCTGGCCGACTTCTCCACGCTGGCTTTCAAGGAAGGCGACAAGCTCAAACTCGCTTTCCATGCGGAAACGACAGACAAAATTCTGCTGGTCACAACGGGCGGTAAGTTCTTTACGATTGGTGCAAATACGCTACCGGGCGGTCGCGGTCATGGCGAGCCGATCCGTATTCTTGTCGATATGGAAAACGATCAGGATATTCTTACGGCTTTCGTGCATGACCCGTCAGCCAAGCTGCTGTTGGTTTCTCATGAGGGCAATGGCTTCATCGTTCCTGAAAATGAAGCAGTCGCCAATACCCGTAAGGGTAAGCAGGTGATGAATGTGAAGGTGCCGGACGAGACAAAGCTTTGTCAGCGCATCTCGGGTGATCACATTGCCGTCGTCGGTGAGAACCGCAAGATGGTTGTCTTCCCGCTTTCCGA